AATCGCGCCCGGCTCGCCCCGTCGATGTACGCGGCCTCCTCCAGCGCCTCCGGAACGGCTTTCACGAACCCCCGCAGCATCCAGATCGCGAAGGGCAGCGAGAAGGCGATGTGGGGCAGGATCAGCGAACCCAGCGTGTTCAGCTGACCGGCGTCCCGCATGAGGAAGAACAGGGGATCGTGAGGGCTTCCACGGGCACCATCTGGGCCACCAGAAACATGATCAACAGGGTGGTCCGCATGCGGAAGCGGAATCGTGTCACGGCCGTCGCGGCGAGAAACGCGATCAGCGCGGAGGCGATCACGACACTGCCCGCGACGATGAGGCTGTTGAGGAAGTAACGGCCGAATTCCTGTTGCCCGAAGACGCGTCGGAAGGAATCCAGGGAGGGCGCGAGCGTCCATGGCCTGGGCTCGCTCGACTCGATCTCCCCGGCCGGTTTGAAGGCGCTGAGCACCATCCAGTAGAGGGGACCAGCCGCTGCATCAGGTCGACGGCGAGCGTCCGGTGCGAGGTGCTCTTCAGGACGCCGATGTTGTTGCCGCCGGCGAAGGCGGGCGCGATCGAGCCGGGCTTCACCCCCGGCAGCGGGACGACGGCGTACTTGCCCTTGACTTCCCGGCCTCGACGGCGGTGTGGCTGAAGTCGCCGCCGATGGCCATGCCGGCCTTGCCCGCGGCGAACGCGGAGATCGTGTCGTTGCCGCCCATGCCCGCGCACTTGGCGGCCGGGCAGTTGTCGTCGCTGAACAGGGACGTGTACGCCTTGATGCCCTTGCGGGCCTGCGGGCTGTCGATGCCGGAGGCGTACGAGCCGCCCTTGCCGCTCGCGAGTTCACCGCCGTTGGCCCACACGAACGGCATCGCGCCGTAGGTGTAGGCGCCGCCGACAACCAGGCCGTACAGCTCGGGCCTGGCCGCGCAAGTGTTGCAACTTGCGCAATGAAGGTTTCGCCATGCACAACACGCCGGAGGCTAGGGACTGCATGAACATGCCCACAAGAGGTCTCAACCACTCTGTGACCGGCTGACGCACCCCGTGCAACGCCCGGACAGCACAAAAGCCTCCAGGGCGCGCAAAAGCACCCTGGAGGCTTTACGCCACGCGGACCGGGCCTACTTGTCGCCCTTGCCCTTGTCGTCGCCGCCGGAGCCCATGGACTCGTAGATCTCCTTGCACATGGGGCACACGGGGTACTTCTTCGGGTCGCGGCCCGGCACCCAGACCTTGCCGCACAGCGCCACGACGGGGGTGCCGTCGAGGGCGCTCGCCATGATCTTGTCCTTCTGGACGTAGTGGGCGAAGCGCTCGTGGTCACCGTCACCGTGGGAGGTCTGCGGCGTCGGCTCTACGAGGGTCCCCGTACCAGTCCCGCGCTCGGGCTCGAGAGTGCTCATAGGCCCAAGGGTACTGAAGCTCACAGACATCAGTTGAGCGAAGGGTCGTCGGGGTACGTCGCCACCATCGCCAGCTCGTTGCGCTGGCGGCGCAGAACCTCGCGCCAGAGCCGCTCCGGGGACGGGGACGACACGTCGCCGGGCTCCGACTCGACGACGTACCACGCCCCGTCCACCAGCTCGTCCTCCAGCTGGCCCGGGCCCCAGCCGGCGTACCCGGCGAAGATCCGCAGGGAGCCGAGGGCCGAGGCCAGCAGCTCCGGCGGGGCCTCCAGGTCGACCAGGCCGATCGCGCCGTACACCCGGCGCCAGCCCAGCGGCGCCGCCTCCCCGGACCCGCCGCCGGGGACGACGGCGACCCCGAGGGCCGAGTCCAGCGACACCGGGCCGCCCTGGAAGACCACACCGGGCTCGACGGCGAGATCCCCCCAGCCCTCCAGGATGTCGCCCACGTCCACCGGGGTGGGCCGGTTGAGGACGACACCGAGGGAGCCCTCCTCGTCGTGGTCGAGGAGCAGCACCACCGCACGGTCGAAGTTGGGGTCCGCCAGGGCGGGCGTGGCCACGAGCAACCGCCCTGTGAGCGAGGACACCTCGGTCATGCCAGACATGATCCCGCATCTTCCCTTTCCGTGGGGAGCAATGCGGGCGACCGGAGTGCGCGCAGCTCAGGGGCGCACCGATGCGTCCCACGCGCACGGGTGTGACCGTGACCCCATGTGCCCGGCACGGAACGGTTCGTGTTGTGACAGAGCTATGACGTGGCTGGGTCTGACTCAGGCTTACAGAAGGGGGGTGGAGGGCGATTACCCTTTCCCTCCTGGCCCCTGCCCGACTCCACGGAACGCGAGATTCATG
This genomic stretch from Streptomyces sp. Go-475 harbors:
- a CDS encoding DUF3039 domain-containing protein → MSTLEPERGTGTGTLVEPTPQTSHGDGDHERFAHYVQKDKIMASALDGTPVVALCGKVWVPGRDPKKYPVCPMCKEIYESMGSGGDDKGKGDK
- a CDS encoding YqgE/AlgH family protein — its product is MTEVSSLTGRLLVATPALADPNFDRAVVLLLDHDEEGSLGVVLNRPTPVDVGDILEGWGDLAVEPGVVFQGGPVSLDSALGVAVVPGGGSGEAAPLGWRRVYGAIGLVDLEAPPELLASALGSLRIFAGYAGWGPGQLEDELVDGAWYVVESEPGDVSSPSPERLWREVLRRQRNELAMVATYPDDPSLN